DNA from Arthrobacter sp. SLBN-112:
ATAGAACCGGTACAGGTCCGTCAGTCCGGCGTGAAGCCGTTCCAGGGGGTCCGTCAGTTCGGACCATGTGGCAGGGTCCGGCAGCTGCTGTTGGGAAAGCCAATGCGAGGAGCAGGCGGAGAACAGCGCCTCGTCGTCGGCGAAATGGCGGTAGACCGTCAGGCGCGTGACGCCGGCCTGTTCGGCAACGCCGGAAATGGTGGTCCGGGCGGGACCGACTGATCCATGCAGGGCTACTGCCGCGTCCACGATCCGCTGACGCGTTGTGTCCACCTGCTCGGCACGCTTGTTCATCTGGTACTTGCGGGCTTTGGTTGAACGCCCCTGTTCACTCAACTATTGACACTGGTCCTCAGTCGGCGGAATAATTCGATATACACCATTGTATATCGAATTGGAAAGGATGAATGCCATGAGCGCTGAGGAGGCTCCACGGCTTACGGTCGTGCAGCCTGGGGAAGGACGCCAGGGCAGTCTCGGAAGCATCGGGGTTGTCTTCAAACTGTTCGGCGAACACACCAATGAGCAGATCTCCATCGTGGAACACCCGTTTCCCGTGGGAGCCCTGGTTCCGCCGCACATGCACAGCCGTGAGGATGAGTATTCGATCATCCTGGAAGGCGAGATCGGCTTCCGTTCCGGTGAACGTGAGGCAGTACTGGGCGCCGGGGGCTACATCACCAAGCCGCGCGGCGAACTGCACACCATGTGGAACGCGGGCAAAGTGCCGGCACGCATGATTGAAATAATCAGCCCGGCCGGATTCGAGCATTTCTTTTGGGGGCTGGCCGACCAGCTGGAAGCCGGGGGACCGCCGGATCCTGAGGCCATCGGCAAACTGGCAGCCGGGTATGGCCTCCAGTTCGGCGAGGCGCCCTGGCTGCCCGGCATCATCGCCCGGTACGGGCTGACGCCCCCAATGGGCTGACGGGAAGCGTCATGGGCCTCCAGGCTCCACCTCAGCGAAGCCGGCTGCCGTTTGCAGGAACCGCCCGGAGGCCGGGGGCGCCGTTGGCCGGCATGGCCGCCGTCGTACTTCTGCTGCATCTCGTGGGCTGGGGCGTGCTGGTACTGGGTGTTGTGCCGCAGAACCTCACGCTCGGCTCGAATGGAGCCTTCGGGCTGGGGATCGGATTAGGTGCTTACCTGCTCGGCATGCGCCACGCCTTCGACGTGGACCATATCGCCGCCATCGACTGCACCACCCGCAAGCTCATGGGTGAAGGCCTTCGGCCAGTCTCCGTCGGCTTCTGGTTCTCGCTGGGCCACTCCAGCATCGTATTTGGCCTGTGCCTGCTGCTGGCGGCGGGAGCCCGCCTCCTGGGAGGCCAACTGGGCGACGACGCCTCCAGTTGGCGCGACCTTCTGGGAACAGTAGGCGCTACTATCTCGGGATTGTTCCTGTATCTCCTGGCGTTCCTCAATCTTGTGCTGCTGATCCGCGCCGGTTCAGGCTTCCGCCGCCTTGGGGGAGGCGAGCCTGAAGCAAGGGTGCCCGCCGTGGCCTCCAGCCTCCTGGTCCGCTTGCTGCAGCCGGTCATGCGGAGCATCAGTCGGCCCTGGCAGACCTATGTGGTGGGGCTCCTGTTCGGCCTGGGATTCGATACCGCCGCCGAGGTGGCGCTGCTTGTTGTGGCGGGCGGAGCCGCAGCGGTGGAGCTTCCCTGGTACGCCGTCCTCACGTTGCCCGTCCTCTTCGCCGCGGGGATGAGCCTGCTGGACAGCCTGGACGGATGGTTCATGAATGCCGCCTACGGCTGGGCCTTTTCGCACCCGCGGCGGAGACTGCTGTACAACCTCGTCCTGACCGGGTTCTCAGCCGCAGTGGCCCTGGGCGTCGGCACAGTGGAACTGCTGTCCGTCGTCAGACCGGATAGGGGCGCAGCTTCCGGCGCGTTGGGGGCCATCGGCAGCATTGATCTGGCGGGCGTTGGCTATGCCTTGGTTGGCGTGTTTGTTCTCGCCTGGCTGGCCGCGGTCTGCATCGCGAGGGTGCGGCGCGGGGCCAGCCTGCTGCCCGGCCGGAGGTCAGCGGTCAGGGCGCCCCTCACTGGTTCTACAGCGTCTGGGGAATCGGGCGTCCCGGGAAGAGCGTTGCGTACTGTTTCCGGTACATGCGCCGCCCCACCAGCCGGTAGGCGAGCCGGACCGGGGGAGGGATCTCGTTGAACAGCTCCTTGCGGTCCGCCGGCGGGTTCGAGGCCAGCACCATGCCGAGGTAGCCCACCAGGAATTTCTTGTCGAGCTCCTGGATCCCGTGCTGTCCGGCTTCCTTCATTTCCTGTTCGGACATGACCCGGTCCGCGACGGGCATCATCTCGGTGACCTCCCGGCGCAGATGCGTGTTGAGGACCCGGGCCAGGTCCTCGTAGCGGGCGGCAAGATCGGCCGCCGACTCTTCGTCCGCCGTCCGCATCCAGCGCAGCCGCACCGGTTCGATTGCCCCAAGCCTGAGGGTGACCTGCCGGTGCTGTTCGAGCATCTGCCCTATGTGCAGGGCGCAAGCCGGTGCCCGTTCCTTCAGCTGCGGGTACATCAGCAGGTCCTCGCCGTCGTGGTGGATGTGCAGCACCTTGTCGAAGTTCCCCAGCACTTCCCCCACGTACGCGGCGCGCGCGGTGTCACCCGCCGCGGCGGAACGCACCAGTCCCGGCGCTTCCCCGTAAGCCCAGAGGAAGAAGCGGTGGATGCGCCGCATACCAGCCGTGCCGCCGCACAGGATAGGCCCTGCCGGCAGGGGAGGGGCAGTCTCACCGGGCTGCATGGTGAAGAAGTCGGTCATGTCCTGGCCCCTGTCGTCGAGCAGTGAGACGAAGGACCTCTCCCCGGCAGCATCGTAGCCCCGGGCCCGGAGGCGCACAATGGCCGGGAGAAAGGTCGACGGCGGGACCCGCCGTCGACCTTCATCCCGGAAGTATCACGCCCGCGCCTGCAGCCCCGGCACGCCGTCGCGGATCTCGAAGGAAGCCTTCGTGGCCACCGGTGCGCCCGGCGTCGTGACGTGGTCCAGCACCCGGAAGTCGGCTGTCAGCGCGTCCCTGGTGATCCGGGTGTTCACATAGCCGCGGTTGTCGTTGTAGAACTTCAGGTGCGGGTTCCAGGCCATGGTGGTGTCCGTGGTGGATCCCGTGCCGTCGCCGGTGGAGGTGATGGACGTGCACACCAGTTCCGAGCCCACCACGGGGGAGGCAGGGTCCTTGTAGTCCACCTTCACGTCGTTGGCCCAGTGCCGGTGCACATCCCCGGTGAGGACGACGGCGTTGCGCACCTTCGCGTCGACCCAGCCCTGGGTGATGCGGCGGCGGGAGGCCGCATAGCCGTCCCAGCCGTCCATGGAGACGTCGTCGATCTCCGGGGCCTTGTCCCGGTCACGCTCCGCGAAGAAGACCTGCTGGCCCAGGATGTCCCACCGCTGGGTGGAGTTCCGGAACCCGTCCAGCAGCCACTTCTCCTGCTCCGCGCCCGTGATGGTCCGGTCCTCCGCGAGCCGCTCCGCCACGTTCTTCTTCCAGCCGTCCCCGGCCAGCTGGTCATCGCGGTACTGGCGCGTATCCATCATGTGGAAGTTGGCCAGCTGGCCCCACTGGATCCGCCGGTAGATCTTCATGTCCGGCCCGGCAGGCAGCGACGACGGGCGCAGCGGCATGTTCTCGTAGTACGCCTGGAACGCGGCGGCCCGGCGCTGCCGGAAGTGCTCCACGCTGTCGTTCAGCTGCCCGGCGTCGTTGTTCTCCGGGACGTCGTCCGCCCAGTTGTTGTCCACCTCGTGGTCGTCCCAGACCACCGCCCAGGGTGCGGACGCGTGCGCGGCCTGCAGGTCGGCGTCGGCCTTGTACTGCGCGTGCCGCTGCCGGTAGGTCTGCAGCGTGACGGTCTCCGGGCCCTCGTGGTCGCGCGGGTTGCCGCCGCCGATCACGTAGCTGTCCTTCTTGTACTCGTAGAGGTAGTCACCCAGGTGCAGCACCAGGTCCGGGTGGTCCTCCGCCAGGCGCCGGTAGGCGGTGAAGTAGCCGTGCTCGTACTGCGCGCAGCTGGCGAACGCCATGGCCAGCGCGGCCGGCGTCTCGTGCGGCGCCGGGCTGGTCAGCGTGCGGCCCACCGGGCTGACATGCTTTCCAGTGCGGAACCGGTAGAAGTACTCGCGTCCGGGCCTCAGGCCGCGCAGCTCCACGTGCACCGAGTGCGCGGTTTCAATCCGGGCATGCTCCACGCCGCGGGCTACTACGGTGCGCATGGTGGCGTCCTCGGCCACCTCCCACTGCACGGCTACCGGGCGCGACGGCATGCCGCCCAGTCCGTCCTCCGCTACCGGGTTCAGGGCCAGGCGGGTCCAGAGGACGAAGCCGTCCGGCCACGGCTCGCCCGACGCGATGCCGAGCATGAAGGGATCGGTGCGGAGACCGGCGTCGTCAGCAGTGGAAACGGCAACGGCGGCAGCTGGCAGTGCGGCGACGAGGCCGGCTCCGAGGCCGGCGGAGATGAGGGTCCTGCGGGAGATGTTGTCCATGACGCCCACGCTAGGTCCGGCTGTTGGACAGGTGCCGAGGGGGATGTGAATGGCCGGTTAACGGCGTGACAAGGATTGTCGATTGCGCCCGAAGGTGCGTCAGCTTCACAGCGCAGGCCTTTGGCCTCTGGCCCGCCCCCGGACTGGCGCGCAGAGTGAATCCAAGCCCATCCAGCCAGGGAAAGAAGACGCCATGCCCCGCATCTCAGTCATCACCGGATCGGCCTCCGGCATTGGCAAGGCTACGAAGGAACTGCTCGAGCAGCGTGGCGAGCGTGTCATCGGCGTCGATGTCCACGACGCCGAAGTGGTGGCGGATCTCTCCGCGGCTGAAGGACGCAGCGCCTTGGTGGATGCGGTGCGGAAGGTCAGCGGCGGTAGGATCGACGCCATCTACGCCGTGGCCGGCCTTGCCGTCCCGGGTCCCCCCACCGTTTCGGTGAACTTCTTCGGGGCGCTCGCAACGCTCGAAGGGCTTCGCCCCCTGCTCGCCGGCTCGGACGCGCCGCGGGCCGTCGTGGTCTCATCGATGGCAGCTCTTATGGCCAGCGATGAGGAACTCGTTGCGCTGCTGACCGCCGGGGACGAACAGCCGGCAATGGCCCGCGCCGAAGTGCTGGCGAAGGAGCCGGCCACCGGCGGGCTCATCTACTGTTCCACGAAGCTTGCACTGTCCCGGTGGGTCCGCCGCCACGCCGCTGCAGCAGAATGGGCAGGAGCCGGGATCCCATTGAATGCGGTGTCGCCCGGCGTCATTGCCACCCCCATGACGGCCGACCTGATCGTCACAGAGGAAGCACGGAAGTCACTGCTGGAAGTGGTTCCGATGCCGCTGAACGGCATCGCCGAACCCATTGTTGTGGCCCGCTTGCTGGCGTGGCTGAACAGCGTGGAGAACACGCACTTGTGCGGCCAGATCGTTTATGTCGACGGCGGCAGCGACGTTGTGCTGCGCGGCGATTCGGTCTGGTGAGGGGCCAGTTCTGACGGGGCTGGCTGGATCAACGGCTGGGTCGGGCTCAGGCGCCGGAGGACGCCCGGAAGGCCAGGTACCGCGGATCGGTCCGCCCAACCAGCCGGCCCAATGCCTCCACAGCCTGCGAATCAAAGGCGCCCATATCGGTGGAGAGCCACCGGACCAGCAGCCCGGCATCCCCGCTGGCCCGCACGGCCGATCCCACGGCCAGATCCAGCTGGTCCCGCAGCAGCTGAACGGCCAGTGCACCGGACCTGCTGAGCAGGGGAGCGGTGTACGCTTCCAGCGCGTCCGCCACCAGGCCGTCGCGCAGCAGCCGCAGCACCCGCCCCGAATCGGAAGCACCGGCCAGCCCCGCGGCGAGCCGGTACGGATTCGATTCCACGGCCCCGCCCAGCATCGACCGAACCCGGAACATCTCGGTTCGGATGGCCTGCGGCGTGCCCGCGTCGCCGTGCAGCTCATAGGCCAGCTCCTCCGCGGACCAACCCTGGGACCGGGAACCCAGCAGCGCCAGGATCTCGGCCCGGCGCAGCGTCAGCGGTGCGCGGCTGCCATCGGCAAACACCGCCGCAGGCTTGTCGCCCAGCAGTTCCAGTGACTCCACAGCAGCAGCCTGCCCGGCAACAGTCTGTGCAGGACGCCGGGACGCACGCACTGAAGCCGAGGCACCCAAGGAAGTGCCGGCGTCGGACGTTCCCAGCAAAGCCTCCGCCACACGGACGGCGCAGCGCACCATCCTCAGGGTGTCCGCGCTGAGCGTATCCAGCGGCCCGGACACGTCCAGCACGCCCAGCACCCGTCCCGTGGCCGGATCCGTGATGGGCGCCGCGGTGCAGGCCCACTCGTGGTGGGTCCGGACCAGGTGCTCGGCGGAGAACAGTTGTACGGCGCCGCCGGTGACCAGGGCCTCGCTGATGGCGTTGGTGCCGATTCCGGCCTCGGACCAGTCCGCGCCCTCCAGGAATTCCAGCTGGTCGGCCCGCCGCAGGACCGCCGGGCTGCCCACCCGCCACAGGATCTCGCCGCTGGCATCGGTGAGCACCAGCAGGTGGCGGCCGGAACGGGAATCGTCGGCCAGGAGATCGTGCAGGGCCGGCATCACGTGCTGCAGCCGGTGGTCCCGCCGCAGCTGCAGCACCTCGGACGGCTCGTGCAGGTGCCGCGGGCTGTGCTGGTCCGGGCTGATGCCCAGCGCCATGGACCGGTGCCACGAATCCACCAGGCTGGTGGGGATTTCGGGCCGCGGCACACCGGAAATGACCAGCTCATGCGCCCGCCGCAGCGTCCGCGCATACCGTGCGGGGTCCGAAAACCGCAGGCCCTGGTCCACTGTTCCTCCTCAGGCCCGGCACCTTTGCCGATCCGTGTAACGCCGTTGTTACCCCCGCAGGGTTCCACTAGTGATGCAGCTCACGCCCGCCCCAGCATATCGCAGGGCCGTGGCGGAGCCCATGAAAAGGCACCACATGGAACAGCACAAAGGAGTGGAGATGACCCAAACACCCACCGCCGCCGCCCAGGCCTGGCTGGCCGGGCTGGATGATGCACTGCAGCGGCGTGACGTGGAGGCAGCGCTGGAGCTCTTCGAGGACGAAAGCTACTGGCGCGACTTCGTGGCGTTTACCTGGAACCTCAAAACCCTCGAGGGCAAGGCGGACATCCGGCGCATGCTCGAGGCCACCCTGGACCGCGTGCAGCCGGCCAACTGGGCGCTCGCGGAGGACGCCACCGGGGACGCGGCGGCGGTGGAAGCGTGGATCACGTTCGAGACCGGAGCCGCCCGCGGCTACGGCCACCTGCGGCTGCGGAACGGCAAATGCTGGACGCTGCTGACCACCATGCAGGAACTCAAGGGCTTCGAGGAGAAGAAGGGCCCGCGCCGCGAACAGGGTGTGGCGCACGAGATTGTCCGCGGGCGCCGCTCCTGGAAGGAGCTCAAGGAGGAGCAGGAGGCCCGGCTGGGGTACGAGGAACAGCCCTACTGCGTGATCATCGGCGGCGGGCAGGGCGGCATCGGCCTGGCCGCCAGGCTGAAGAGGCTGGGCGTGCCCACCATCATCATCGAGAAGAACCAGAACCCGGGCGACTCCTGGCGCAACCGCTACAAGTCCCTGCACCTGCACGACCCCGTCTGGTACGACCACCTGCCCTACCTGAAGTTCCCGGACGACTGGCCCGTCTTCGCCGCCAAGGACAAGATCGGCGACTGGCTGGAGCACTACACCCGGATCATGGAGCTGAACTACTGGTCCGGCACCGAGTGCGTGGGAGCAGAGTACGACGACGGCACGCAGGAATGGGCGGTCAACGTCCTCCGCAACGGCGAACCGGTGACCCTCCGGCCCAAGCAGCTCGTCTTCGCCCTGGGCGTCTCCGGCTACCCGAACATCCCTAAGTTCGACGGCGCCGAGAGTTTCCTGGGCGAGCAGCGACACTCCTCCCAGCATCCCGGCGGCGGGGACTGGACCGGGAAGAAGGCCGTGGTGATCGGCTCCAACAACTCCGCGCACGATATCTGCGCGGACCTCTGGGAGCACGGCGCCGACGTCACCATGATCCAGCGCTCCTCCACCCACATCGCCCGCAGCGAATCCCTGATGGACCTGGCACTGGGGGACCTGTACTCCGAGCGGGCGCTCGCGAACGGCGTCACCACCGAGAAGGCCGACCTGCTGTTCGCCTCGCTGCCCATGCGCGTCCTGCCGGAGGCGCAGGTGCCGGTGTACCAGCAGATGGCCCAGCGGGATGCCGAGTTCTACTCCCAGCTGGAGGCCGCCGGGTTCGACCTGGACTTCGGTGTGGACGGGTCCGGGCTGTTCGTGAAGTACCTGCGGCGCGGCTCCGGCTACTACATCGACGTCGGCGCCTCCCAGCTGATCATCGACGGACGGGTGAAGCTGAAGTCAGGCCAGGTCGCCAAGATCACCGGCAACGCCGTGGTGATGGACGACGGCACCGAGCTGGAGGCGGATCTCATTGTCTATGCCACCGGCTACGGTTCCATGAACGGCTGGCTGGCGGACCTGGTCTCGCCCGAAATCGCGGACAGGGTGGGCAAGTGCTGGGGATACGGTTCGGACACGCCAAAAGACCCTGGTCCCTGGGAGGGGGAGCTGCGCAATATGTGGAAGCCAACCAACGTGCCGCAGCTCTGGATCCACGGCGGCAACCTGCACCAGAGCCGGCACTACTCGGCGTACCTGGCGCTGCAGCTGAAGGCGCGGATGGAAGGACTCGAAACACCCGTCTACGAATTGCAGCCCAGCCACCACACCCGCTAGTCGCGTTTCACAGCATGGAGGAATCATGAAGGCAGCACGTTTCCACGCCCGCAAGGACATCCGGATCGAGGACATCCCGGAGCCGGAGCTGCGGGCGGGGGCGGTGAAGATCGACGTGGCGTGGTGCGGCATCTGCGGCACGGACCTGCACGAGTACCTGGAAGGGCCCATCTTCTGCCCCGCACCGGGCCATCCGCACCCGCTCTCCCACGAGGAATCCCCGGTGACCCTGGGGCACGAATTCTCCGGGACTGTCTCCGAAGTCGGCGAAGGCGTGGACGGGCTGGCAGTGGGTGACAACGTCGTCGTCGAACCCTATTTTGTGGACGGGAGCTGCGACATGTGCCAGGCGGGCAGTTACCACCTGTGCCGGCAGATGGGCTTCATCGGGCTCTCCGGCGGCGGGGGAGGGCTGAGCGAGAAGATCGTGGTGGACGCCCGCTGGGTGCACCCCATCGGGGACATCCCGCTGGATGAGGCGGCGCTGATCGAACCGCTCTCCGTGGCGCACCACGCGGTGGCGCGCAGCGGCGTGAAGGCCGGCGACACGGCGCTGGTGGGCGGGTCCGGTCCTATCGGGCTGCTCACCGCCGCGGTCCTCAAGGGCATGGGGGTGACCACGATCATCAGTGAGCTCACCCAGGCGCGCAAGGAGAAGGCCACCTCCAGCGGCGTGGCGGACCACGTGCT
Protein-coding regions in this window:
- a CDS encoding GAF domain-containing protein — encoded protein: MDQGLRFSDPARYARTLRRAHELVISGVPRPEIPTSLVDSWHRSMALGISPDQHSPRHLHEPSEVLQLRRDHRLQHVMPALHDLLADDSRSGRHLLVLTDASGEILWRVGSPAVLRRADQLEFLEGADWSEAGIGTNAISEALVTGGAVQLFSAEHLVRTHHEWACTAAPITDPATGRVLGVLDVSGPLDTLSADTLRMVRCAVRVAEALLGTSDAGTSLGASASVRASRRPAQTVAGQAAAVESLELLGDKPAAVFADGSRAPLTLRRAEILALLGSRSQGWSAEELAYELHGDAGTPQAIRTEMFRVRSMLGGAVESNPYRLAAGLAGASDSGRVLRLLRDGLVADALEAYTAPLLSRSGALAVQLLRDQLDLAVGSAVRASGDAGLLVRWLSTDMGAFDSQAVEALGRLVGRTDPRYLAFRASSGA
- a CDS encoding alkaline phosphatase D family protein; the encoded protein is MDNISRRTLISAGLGAGLVAALPAAAVAVSTADDAGLRTDPFMLGIASGEPWPDGFVLWTRLALNPVAEDGLGGMPSRPVAVQWEVAEDATMRTVVARGVEHARIETAHSVHVELRGLRPGREYFYRFRTGKHVSPVGRTLTSPAPHETPAALAMAFASCAQYEHGYFTAYRRLAEDHPDLVLHLGDYLYEYKKDSYVIGGGNPRDHEGPETVTLQTYRQRHAQYKADADLQAAHASAPWAVVWDDHEVDNNWADDVPENNDAGQLNDSVEHFRQRRAAAFQAYYENMPLRPSSLPAGPDMKIYRRIQWGQLANFHMMDTRQYRDDQLAGDGWKKNVAERLAEDRTITGAEQEKWLLDGFRNSTQRWDILGQQVFFAERDRDKAPEIDDVSMDGWDGYAASRRRITQGWVDAKVRNAVVLTGDVHRHWANDVKVDYKDPASPVVGSELVCTSITSTGDGTGSTTDTTMAWNPHLKFYNDNRGYVNTRITRDALTADFRVLDHVTTPGAPVATKASFEIRDGVPGLQARA
- a CDS encoding SDR family oxidoreductase, whose protein sequence is MPRISVITGSASGIGKATKELLEQRGERVIGVDVHDAEVVADLSAAEGRSALVDAVRKVSGGRIDAIYAVAGLAVPGPPTVSVNFFGALATLEGLRPLLAGSDAPRAVVVSSMAALMASDEELVALLTAGDEQPAMARAEVLAKEPATGGLIYCSTKLALSRWVRRHAAAAEWAGAGIPLNAVSPGVIATPMTADLIVTEEARKSLLEVVPMPLNGIAEPIVVARLLAWLNSVENTHLCGQIVYVDGGSDVVLRGDSVW
- a CDS encoding TetR/AcrR family transcriptional regulator, with protein sequence MSEQGRSTKARKYQMNKRAEQVDTTRQRIVDAAVALHGSVGPARTTISGVAEQAGVTRLTVYRHFADDEALFSACSSHWLSQQQLPDPATWSELTDPLERLHAGLTDLYRFYRDGEPMLRRIYGDWAALPERHRTDLQKRDRFFRDQLLEAFPDPGSARLRAVVAHAVSFWTWRSLCHDNGLSNPDAVHAMADLAAMTAGLHQP
- a CDS encoding HoxN/HupN/NixA family nickel/cobalt transporter, with the translated sequence MAAVVLLLHLVGWGVLVLGVVPQNLTLGSNGAFGLGIGLGAYLLGMRHAFDVDHIAAIDCTTRKLMGEGLRPVSVGFWFSLGHSSIVFGLCLLLAAGARLLGGQLGDDASSWRDLLGTVGATISGLFLYLLAFLNLVLLIRAGSGFRRLGGGEPEARVPAVASSLLVRLLQPVMRSISRPWQTYVVGLLFGLGFDTAAEVALLVVAGGAAAVELPWYAVLTLPVLFAAGMSLLDSLDGWFMNAAYGWAFSHPRRRLLYNLVLTGFSAAVALGVGTVELLSVVRPDRGAASGALGAIGSIDLAGVGYALVGVFVLAWLAAVCIARVRRGASLLPGRRSAVRAPLTGSTASGESGVPGRALRTVSGTCAAPPAGRRAGPGEGSR
- a CDS encoding 2,3-butanediol dehydrogenase, producing MKAARFHARKDIRIEDIPEPELRAGAVKIDVAWCGICGTDLHEYLEGPIFCPAPGHPHPLSHEESPVTLGHEFSGTVSEVGEGVDGLAVGDNVVVEPYFVDGSCDMCQAGSYHLCRQMGFIGLSGGGGGLSEKIVVDARWVHPIGDIPLDEAALIEPLSVAHHAVARSGVKAGDTALVGGSGPIGLLTAAVLKGMGVTTIISELTQARKEKATSSGVADHVLDPSKEDVPARVRELTGGAGADVAFECAGVNAVLDTMLDAVRPGAVVVNVSIWGAPATVDMQKLVLKEIDLRGTIAYVRDHPAVIKMVQEGKVDLKPFITGRIALEDLVEQGFDTLINHKDTAVKVLVHP
- a CDS encoding NAD(P)/FAD-dependent oxidoreductase, with the protein product MTQTPTAAAQAWLAGLDDALQRRDVEAALELFEDESYWRDFVAFTWNLKTLEGKADIRRMLEATLDRVQPANWALAEDATGDAAAVEAWITFETGAARGYGHLRLRNGKCWTLLTTMQELKGFEEKKGPRREQGVAHEIVRGRRSWKELKEEQEARLGYEEQPYCVIIGGGQGGIGLAARLKRLGVPTIIIEKNQNPGDSWRNRYKSLHLHDPVWYDHLPYLKFPDDWPVFAAKDKIGDWLEHYTRIMELNYWSGTECVGAEYDDGTQEWAVNVLRNGEPVTLRPKQLVFALGVSGYPNIPKFDGAESFLGEQRHSSQHPGGGDWTGKKAVVIGSNNSAHDICADLWEHGADVTMIQRSSTHIARSESLMDLALGDLYSERALANGVTTEKADLLFASLPMRVLPEAQVPVYQQMAQRDAEFYSQLEAAGFDLDFGVDGSGLFVKYLRRGSGYYIDVGASQLIIDGRVKLKSGQVAKITGNAVVMDDGTELEADLIVYATGYGSMNGWLADLVSPEIADRVGKCWGYGSDTPKDPGPWEGELRNMWKPTNVPQLWIHGGNLHQSRHYSAYLALQLKARMEGLETPVYELQPSHHTR
- a CDS encoding hemerythrin domain-containing protein codes for the protein MRLRARGYDAAGERSFVSLLDDRGQDMTDFFTMQPGETAPPLPAGPILCGGTAGMRRIHRFFLWAYGEAPGLVRSAAAGDTARAAYVGEVLGNFDKVLHIHHDGEDLLMYPQLKERAPACALHIGQMLEQHRQVTLRLGAIEPVRLRWMRTADEESAADLAARYEDLARVLNTHLRREVTEMMPVADRVMSEQEMKEAGQHGIQELDKKFLVGYLGMVLASNPPADRKELFNEIPPPVRLAYRLVGRRMYRKQYATLFPGRPIPQTL
- a CDS encoding cupin domain-containing protein, whose amino-acid sequence is MSAEEAPRLTVVQPGEGRQGSLGSIGVVFKLFGEHTNEQISIVEHPFPVGALVPPHMHSREDEYSIILEGEIGFRSGEREAVLGAGGYITKPRGELHTMWNAGKVPARMIEIISPAGFEHFFWGLADQLEAGGPPDPEAIGKLAAGYGLQFGEAPWLPGIIARYGLTPPMG